A window of Chitinophaga sp. MM2321 contains these coding sequences:
- a CDS encoding sulfatase-like hydrolase/transferase: MLVFLMIFGVGQTVAQHKSKPNIILCMADDQGWGDMGYNGHPVLKTPNFDSMARSGLRFDHFYAAAPVCSPTRGSVLTGRHPNRFGVFSWGGLLRPQEITVAEALKTAGYVTGHFGKWHLGPVRSGSPINPGNSGFDSWFSSPNFYNNNPILSREGIAVQTQGEGSMVTADAAIEFIRAQTGNNQPFLAVVWFGSPHNPYAAIEQDLQLYAGQEEKLRNYYGEITAMDRAFGKLRQELKTLKIDKNTILLFCSDNGGVKGFSATGGRGNKGQIYEGGLRVPAMLEWPDQIPKPRVTNIPFNTSDIYPTLLEITGVKMKDQPPLDGISFVPLLKGTMKSRTQPMGFWQYPGGGINEGSSAVLMAALLKEQQAGITTIDSAGLHLDAGVITRKYAESSLPGHAAWLDWPYKLHRINSKNEVKFELYNLEVDPEEKDDLSARHSKITKSMKSLMETWQKSVIFSLNGGDYR, encoded by the coding sequence ATGTTGGTGTTTTTAATGATATTTGGTGTCGGGCAAACGGTGGCGCAGCATAAAAGTAAGCCTAACATCATCTTGTGTATGGCCGATGATCAGGGCTGGGGCGATATGGGATATAACGGGCACCCGGTTCTTAAAACGCCAAACTTTGATAGTATGGCGCGTTCGGGACTGCGCTTTGATCATTTTTATGCAGCTGCTCCTGTGTGTTCGCCTACGCGCGGGAGTGTTCTCACCGGCCGCCATCCGAACCGTTTTGGCGTTTTTAGCTGGGGAGGGTTGCTCAGGCCGCAGGAAATCACGGTTGCTGAAGCACTTAAGACGGCGGGGTACGTTACGGGTCATTTTGGGAAATGGCACCTTGGCCCCGTACGAAGCGGCAGTCCTATAAACCCCGGTAATAGTGGGTTTGATAGCTGGTTCTCATCGCCCAACTTTTATAACAATAATCCCATTTTGAGCCGTGAAGGTATTGCCGTTCAGACACAGGGAGAAGGCTCCATGGTTACTGCTGATGCGGCCATTGAATTTATACGTGCGCAAACGGGTAATAACCAGCCATTCCTTGCCGTAGTCTGGTTTGGCTCCCCCCATAACCCCTATGCAGCAATTGAACAAGACCTCCAACTGTATGCAGGGCAGGAAGAAAAGCTGCGAAATTATTATGGAGAAATAACCGCAATGGATCGGGCCTTTGGCAAATTGAGGCAGGAATTAAAAACACTTAAAATTGATAAAAATACGATCCTTTTATTTTGTAGTGACAATGGCGGCGTTAAAGGATTCAGCGCTACGGGTGGACGCGGAAACAAAGGTCAGATCTACGAAGGTGGACTCCGGGTTCCCGCTATGCTCGAATGGCCTGACCAAATTCCAAAACCCCGTGTAACAAATATTCCATTCAATACTTCCGACATATACCCCACACTCCTTGAAATTACGGGCGTTAAGATGAAAGACCAACCCCCGCTGGATGGTATTAGTTTCGTACCCTTATTAAAGGGTACCATGAAGTCCAGGACCCAACCAATGGGATTCTGGCAGTATCCCGGTGGTGGTATAAATGAAGGATCATCAGCAGTGTTAATGGCAGCCCTTCTTAAAGAACAGCAGGCCGGAATAACGACTATTGATAGTGCTGGTTTGCATTTGGATGCCGGCGTTATCACCCGTAAATACGCCGAAAGTAGCCTGCCCGGTCACGCTGCCTGGCTCGATTGGCCATATAAACTACATCGGATTAATTCGAAGAATGAGGTGAAATTTGAACTGTACAATCTTGAAGTGGATCCGGAAGAAAAGGATGACCTGTCAGCGCGTCATTCAAAAATAACAAAATCTATGAAGTCACTGATGGAGACCTGGCAGAAATCAGTGATTTTTAGTCTCAATGGTGGCGATTACAGATAA